In Mycobacterium sp. JS623, one genomic interval encodes:
- a CDS encoding CAP domain-containing protein: MPAASADNKRLNDGVIANVYTVQHQAGCTNDVKKNLQLQLAAEWHANDVLNNRALDGDIGSDGSTPQDRARNAGYVGTVAETVAINPALAISGVEIINNWYYRPDYLAIMSNCANSQMGVWSVNSLDRTVVVAVYGQPG; the protein is encoded by the coding sequence ATGCCCGCCGCGAGCGCCGACAACAAGCGTCTCAACGACGGCGTGATCGCCAACGTCTACACGGTTCAGCATCAGGCCGGCTGTACCAACGACGTGAAGAAGAACCTTCAGTTGCAGCTCGCGGCGGAATGGCATGCGAACGACGTGCTGAACAACCGCGCGCTCGACGGCGATATCGGATCGGACGGGTCTACGCCGCAGGATCGGGCCCGCAACGCGGGCTATGTCGGCACCGTCGCCGAGACGGTCGCGATCAATCCGGCGCTGGCGATCAGCGGCGTCGAGATCATCAACAACTGGTACTACCGGCCCGACTACTTGGCGATCATGTCGAACTGCGCGAACTCGCAAATGGGCGTGTGGTCGGTGAACAGCCTGGACCGCACCGTCGTCGTGGCGGTCTACGGCCAGCCGGGTTAG
- the era gene encoding GTPase Era: protein MTEFRSGFVCFVGRPNTGKSTLTNALVGAKVAITSNRPQTTRHTIRGIVHREDFQIILVDTPGLHRPRTLLGQRLNDLVKDTYSEVDVIGWCVPADEKIGPGDRWIYEQIRTIAPKTTLVVVVTKIDKVSKDRVGAQLLAVSELVGSDAEIVPVSATTGDNLDVLTKVLADQLPPGPAFYPDGELTDEPEEVLMAELIREAALEGVRDELPHSLAVVIEEVSPREGRDDLIDIHANLFVERESQKGIVIGKGGARLREVGTAAREQIEKLLGTKVYLDLRVKIAKNWQRDPKQLGRLGF from the coding sequence GTGACCGAGTTCCGGTCCGGCTTCGTCTGCTTCGTCGGGAGACCCAACACCGGGAAGTCGACGCTGACGAACGCATTGGTGGGCGCGAAGGTGGCGATCACGTCGAACCGCCCGCAGACCACCCGGCACACCATTCGCGGGATCGTGCATCGCGAGGACTTCCAGATCATCCTCGTCGACACTCCCGGCCTGCACCGGCCGCGCACGCTTCTCGGGCAGCGGCTGAACGATTTGGTGAAGGACACCTATTCGGAGGTCGACGTCATCGGGTGGTGCGTTCCCGCCGACGAGAAGATCGGGCCGGGCGACCGGTGGATCTACGAGCAGATCCGCACGATCGCACCGAAAACCACGCTCGTGGTCGTGGTGACCAAGATCGACAAAGTGTCCAAGGACCGGGTGGGCGCGCAGCTGCTCGCGGTGAGCGAGCTCGTCGGTTCCGATGCCGAGATCGTGCCGGTGTCGGCGACAACGGGGGACAACCTGGACGTGTTGACGAAGGTGCTGGCGGACCAGCTGCCACCGGGACCGGCGTTCTACCCCGACGGCGAGTTGACCGACGAGCCCGAAGAAGTGTTGATGGCCGAGCTGATTCGGGAGGCCGCGCTGGAGGGTGTGCGCGACGAGCTGCCGCATTCGTTGGCAGTGGTGATCGAGGAGGTCAGCCCGCGCGAAGGCCGCGACGACCTGATCGACATCCATGCCAACTTGTTCGTCGAGCGCGAGAGCCAGAAGGGCATCGTGATCGGCAAGGGCGGCGCCAGGCTACGCGAGGTGGGCACGGCCGCGCGCGAACAAATCGAGAAGCTGCTCGGCACGAAGGTGTATCTCGACCTACGCGTCAAGATCGCGAAGAACTGGCAGCGCGATCCCAAACAGCTTGGGCGACTTGGCTTCTAA
- a CDS encoding amidase, with the protein MVDSKSSGARRSPNFPTITTQLYQLAAGTVTSDQLVRRSLDAIEASQSTLNAFRVVLRERALADAAEADRKRAAGKELPLLGIPIAVKDDVDVAGVPTRFGTDGHVRDAERDSEVVRRLRAAGAIIVGKTNTCELGQWPFTSGPGFGHTRNPWSSEHTPGGSSGGSAAAVAAGLVAAAIGSDGAGSVRIPAAWTHLVGIKPQRGRISTWPLPEAFNGITVNGVLARTVTDAALLLDAASGNVPGDLHQPPPVQMSDFVAQAPGPLKIAMSTKFAYSVFKPKLHPEIRAAMETVAGQLEELGHTVVQRDPDYNLRMSWNFLSRSTSGLLDWVDRLGPNVTLDKRTLANTRTGWLLSQNTLRKARAREADSQRRIGWLFNLVDVVLAPTTALPPPRVSDFDKRGGLSTDRAMIRACPATWPWNLLGWPSINVPAGFTYGGLPIGVQLMGPANSEPLLISLAAELEALNGWVMRQPDVWWDRGQRAAAPELVSEAALENLAADEPVHDEVA; encoded by the coding sequence ATGGTCGATTCCAAATCAAGCGGAGCCCGACGCTCCCCCAATTTTCCGACGATCACCACCCAGCTTTACCAGCTCGCCGCGGGCACAGTCACGTCGGACCAACTGGTACGGCGATCACTTGATGCCATCGAGGCGAGCCAGTCGACGCTCAACGCGTTCCGGGTGGTGTTGCGCGAGCGGGCGCTGGCCGACGCAGCTGAGGCTGACCGCAAACGCGCAGCAGGAAAAGAACTTCCGTTGCTGGGAATTCCGATCGCCGTCAAGGACGACGTCGACGTCGCCGGCGTACCCACCCGATTCGGCACCGACGGCCATGTAAGGGATGCGGAGCGGGACTCCGAGGTGGTGCGTCGGCTGCGGGCCGCTGGCGCGATCATCGTCGGCAAGACCAACACGTGTGAGTTGGGTCAGTGGCCGTTCACCAGCGGCCCTGGCTTCGGGCATACGCGCAATCCGTGGTCCAGCGAGCACACACCGGGCGGCTCGTCGGGTGGCAGCGCGGCGGCGGTGGCGGCCGGATTGGTGGCGGCGGCCATCGGTTCCGACGGCGCCGGCAGTGTGCGGATACCGGCGGCGTGGACGCATCTGGTCGGCATCAAGCCGCAGCGGGGACGGATCTCGACCTGGCCGCTGCCCGAGGCGTTCAACGGAATCACCGTCAACGGGGTGTTGGCGCGAACCGTGACGGACGCAGCGCTGTTGCTGGATGCGGCGTCGGGCAACGTGCCGGGCGACCTGCATCAGCCGCCGCCGGTGCAGATGTCCGACTTCGTCGCGCAGGCACCAGGCCCGTTGAAGATCGCGATGTCGACGAAGTTCGCCTACAGCGTCTTCAAGCCCAAGCTGCACCCCGAGATCCGCGCGGCGATGGAGACCGTGGCGGGCCAGCTCGAGGAACTCGGTCATACCGTCGTGCAGCGCGACCCGGACTACAACCTGCGGATGTCGTGGAACTTCTTGTCCCGCTCGACGTCGGGGCTGCTCGATTGGGTCGACCGACTCGGTCCGAACGTCACTTTGGACAAGCGGACGCTGGCCAACACCCGCACCGGGTGGCTGCTGTCGCAAAACACGCTGCGCAAGGCCCGCGCCCGCGAGGCCGATTCGCAGCGCCGGATCGGGTGGCTCTTCAATCTCGTTGACGTCGTGCTGGCGCCGACGACCGCGCTGCCGCCGCCAAGGGTCAGCGACTTCGACAAGCGGGGCGGGTTGTCGACGGACCGCGCGATGATCCGCGCATGCCCGGCGACCTGGCCGTGGAACCTGCTGGGTTGGCCGTCGATCAATGTGCCCGCTGGTTTCACCTACGGCGGGCTGCCGATCGGCGTTCAGCTGATGGGCCCGGCGAACAGCGAGCCGCTGCTGATTTCGTTGGCCGCCGAGTTGGAGGCGCTCAACGGCTGGGTGATGCGGCAGCCCGACGTGTGGTGGGACCGCGGTCAACGCGCTGCGGCGCCGGAGTTGGTTTCCGAAGCCGCCCTGGAGAATCTTGCCGCTGATGAGCCGGTGCACGACGAGGTCGCGTAA